The Opitutus sp. DNA window TATAAACAAATCTTATTAAATCAACCCCGTAAACTAGGCTCATTATGTTTCCCTCCTACGAGTCGTTTAAACAGCGGGCTGATACCGTTCGCGCGCAAATCGCCGCCGCCTGCCTGCGGGCGGGACGCGATCCGGCGTCGGTTGAACTGCTGGCGGTGACCAAAACCTACCCGGCCGCAGCCGCCGACTACGCCGCGCGCTATGGGTTGCGCACCGTGGGGGAAAACCGGGTGCAGGAGGCCGTGGAAAAACAACCCCAGTGCACGGCCAAAATCCAATGGGAGCTGATCGGCCACCTTCAGTCCAACAAAGCCAAACTGGCCGCCGCCCACTTCGATCGCGTCCAAAGCGTGGACAGCGAAAAACTGCTCAACCAGCTCGATGCTGCCGCCGCCGCCCTAGGGAAAACCCTACCCATCCTGCTCCAGATCAACGCCGGCCGTGATCCCGCCAAGTTCGGTGCCGAGATCGAGGATGCACCCCGGCTATTGGCAGCGGCACTGGGGAAAACCCACCTGCGCGTCGACGGGTTAATGACGATCGCGCCACTCGCCGACGACCCCGCAGTGGCGGCGGGCACCTTTGCCACGTTGCGCACCCTCCGCGACGACCTCGCGGCCCGCTTCGGGGTGCCGCTGCGTGAACTCTCGATGGGCATGAGCGGCGACCTGGAACTGGCGATACTCGCCGGCAGCACGCAGGTGCGCGTCGGCAGTGCCCTTTATGGCAGCCGCAGCTGAGCGGAGGACCTCAACGGACACTGCGCAGACGCACAAAGAGATCGAGGTAGGCTTGAGCCTGGCGGCCTGGATCGAACGCCGACCGGGCGAACGCACGCGCAGCCACGCCAGCGGTCTCGCAACGCTCGGCCGAACCTAGGTAACACCTCAACGCCGCGCCAAATCCCGCCGCGTTTCCCGGCTCCACCACCGCCCCCGTGACCCCATTTTGAATACATTCTCCCACGCCGCCCGCCGCGTAGGCCACCGCAGGCAAACCATGGGCCTGCGCCTCGATTAAAAAGTTGGAAAGCGACTCAGCCTTCGATGCGAGCACCGCCACATCCGCCGCCCGATAAAGCGGGGTCGGGTCGGCTTGAAAACCGAGAAACTTAACCCGCTCCGCCACCCCAAGGCGTTGAGCCAGCGCCTCGCACTCGCCTCGGGCCGAACCTTCGCCCGCCAGCCAGAGTTGCCAAGGGATTTCGCCACCGAAACCGGCGGCCACTTCAATGAGCGCGCGCTGGTTTTTCTCCGGACGCAACATGCCCACGCACAGCAGCACCCGAGTCGCTTCCGTGGCGCCAAAACGGGCGCGCAATGCTGAATCGCGTTTAACGACGACCGACGTCAGCGGAGGGAAAACCAACGCGTTATAAATCACCGAAACGCGGTCACTGGCGACGGCATGGACGCTCACCAGTTGGGCGGCC harbors:
- a CDS encoding YggS family pyridoxal phosphate-dependent enzyme, translated to MFPSYESFKQRADTVRAQIAAACLRAGRDPASVELLAVTKTYPAAAADYAARYGLRTVGENRVQEAVEKQPQCTAKIQWELIGHLQSNKAKLAAAHFDRVQSVDSEKLLNQLDAAAAALGKTLPILLQINAGRDPAKFGAEIEDAPRLLAAALGKTHLRVDGLMTIAPLADDPAVAAGTFATLRTLRDDLAARFGVPLRELSMGMSGDLELAILAGSTQVRVGSALYGSRS
- a CDS encoding glycosyltransferase, with translation MIIWLLQDRLRSGGTERQTVLLARAFHEAGHEVTVVTFRPGGVLAPTLGGVRQLTLQPIDTGLNWFAPGLVRAARAAAPDVVLCMGRMANCHAGKIARALPAVTVVGTLRTGKPLPFLFRRSLRQVAHIVANSGESAAQLVSVHAVASDRVSVIYNALVFPPLTSVVVKRDSALRARFGATEATRVLLCVGMLRPEKNQRALIEVAAGFGGEIPWQLWLAGEGSARGECEALAQRLGVAERVKFLGFQADPTPLYRAADVAVLASKAESLSNFLIEAQAHGLPAVAYAAGGVGECIQNGVTGAVVEPGNAAGFGAALRCYLGSAERCETAGVAARAFARSAFDPGRQAQAYLDLFVRLRSVR